The DNA window CAGAGTCCCGGCAATCCGTCGCGTCAGGCTTCGCGGCACCACACCGGTAAACGTCACCAGGGCGCGGTTGGCGAGACCCGGCACGCAGACGACCTCGTCGCGCTTCAGGCCGGCAAGCGAAGCCTCCACCACGGCTTCGGGGCTCATCCACACGAACGAGGGAATCTGTGACACATCGATGCCTGCCCGTTTCTGAAAAGCCGTGCGCGTGAAGCCGGGACAGAGCGCTTGCACGCGCACCCCGGTGCCACGGAGCTCCTCGTGCAGCGCTTCGGTGAACGAGTTCACGAAGGCCTTGGTGGCGCCGTAGGTGGCCGTGTATGGTCCGGGCTGGAATGCGGCCATCGAGGACACGTTGATAATGGCGCCGTGGCCGCGCGTGATCATGCGCGGAAGGGCGGCGCGCGTCAGCCGCACCAGCGCCACCACATTGAGCCGGATCTCCTCTTCCTCTTTGGCGGGATCGAGCCGCGCAAAGGCACCCGTGGTGCCGAACCCGGCGTTATTGACCAGCAGGTCGAGCCCCCGCTCCTCGGCAAGGCGCTTGGCGACGCGCTGCAGGTCACCCGCATCCGTCAGGTCGGCGGCGATGACTTCGACGGCGATCGCGCCTTCTTTCCGCAGCTGCTTCGCTTCTGTCTCGAGACGCGCGCGGTTCCGCGCCACGATGATCACATCGTAGCCATCGCGGGCCAGCTGCGCGGCGAAGGCGGCACCGATTCCGGATGATGCGCCCGTTACCACGGCGCGGAGGCTATGAGGATGCATCGGACAAGCTCTCTGGATTCATCGAAGTGGTATGTTGTCTTGAAGCAGGCGTTCTGTCTACTAGGGTCTCATGCTTTTCCTCAGGAGTCTGATCTTTACCGTCCTTGTGCCAGGCACCGTCACCGTCGCTGTGCCCTACGTGTTGCAGCACAGTGAGCTGGCGTTTCGGCTCGGCGTACCGGGCACTCTGCGGCCGTTAGGCGTGCTCCCCGTCGCTCTCGGTGTCGCGGTCTATCTCTGGTGCGCATGGAATTTCGGGGTAGCAGGCAAGGGGACGCCCGCGCCCTATGATCCACCGCGTGTGCTGGTGACCCGGGGGCTTTATCGATGGGCGCGCAACCCGATTTATGTGGGTATCGTGCTCATCCTCCTCGGGGAAGGGCTGATCTTCGATGCAGGTGTACTCTTGCTCTACGGTGCGCTGCTCTTCTTGCTCTTCCACTTGCGAGTCGTTTTGTATGAGGAGCCGCATCTGCAGGCGAAGTTCGGCGCGAGCTACGGCGACTACTGCCAGACCGTGCCCCGTTGGGTTCCGAGCCCCAGATCTCGCCATCGTTGAGCGCGGGTCTTTCGGGGTGCGCCTATTCGGCAGCGCCGAGAAGGCGCAGTTTGTTCTTGGCGGCCTTGCCGACCTTGGTGCGACCCCACTTGCTGGCGAGGTGTTCCAGCAGATCGCGGGCAACTGCCCGCTCGTGGCCTTGGCCCTCGGCGAAGCTGAAGGCTACGTAGAACAGCTCGTCGGGGCCGAGCAGGCGTTCCTTGCGCAGCCGTTCCGCCAGTGAAAAGGTCGAGCCCCCCAGCTCGCGGAACAGATCGAGGGCCGGGTCGTGCTTGCGCGGCGTTCCCGAGATCGTATGCGGATGGGACTTGAGTTCGGCGAGAGCGAGCGCGTAGGCACTTTCGGCGTCGAAAGCCGGGGTGTCCTTGAGTAGTGCCAGCCACTTCGCCGTGCCCGGGAAGTCTTTGTTTTTGCGGAGGTGCTCGGCGCGAGAG is part of the Candidatus Binatia bacterium genome and encodes:
- a CDS encoding isoprenylcysteine carboxylmethyltransferase family protein produces the protein MLFLRSLIFTVLVPGTVTVAVPYVLQHSELAFRLGVPGTLRPLGVLPVALGVAVYLWCAWNFGVAGKGTPAPYDPPRVLVTRGLYRWARNPIYVGIVLILLGEGLIFDAGVLLLYGALLFLLFHLRVVLYEEPHLQAKFGASYGDYCQTVPRWVPSPRSRHR
- a CDS encoding SDR family oxidoreductase; amino-acid sequence: MHPHSLRAVVTGASSGIGAAFAAQLARDGYDVIIVARNRARLETEAKQLRKEGAIAVEVIAADLTDAGDLQRVAKRLAEERGLDLLVNNAGFGTTGAFARLDPAKEEEEIRLNVVALVRLTRAALPRMITRGHGAIINVSSMAAFQPGPYTATYGATKAFVNSFTEALHEELRGTGVRVQALCPGFTRTAFQKRAGIDVSQIPSFVWMSPEAVVEASLAGLKRDEVVCVPGLANRALVTFTGVVPRSLTRRIAGTLGRRVLG